In the genome of Gemmatimonadota bacterium, one region contains:
- a CDS encoding phosphotriesterase, whose translation MITRRTFIQQSLTTAGALAIAPSAFASKPQVMTVTGPIAPEQMGFTLPHEHIMSIFGGQPVKVAQYDEEKLFARVIPYLKMLKVFGVQTICECTGAYFGRRVDLLQRISRETGMQILTNTGYFGAAHDRYVPAHAFEETIDQIAQRWIDEWENGIDGTDIRPGFIKIGVDPGMPSGIDKKLILAAGKTHLKTGLTIVSHTSGSTDAAVEQVAMLEQMGVHPEAWVWAHAQRVKDPADLTPVAQAGAWIGLDSIRDETLNLHLDALRHMRRFGVLPRVLLSHDGNSFGYGDRPFKPYDAIFDQFIPLMRKANFTDEDIHQITVKNPQEAFAIRVRKVQQDDFDY comes from the coding sequence ATGATTACCCGAAGAACATTTATACAACAAAGCCTCACAACTGCGGGTGCGCTGGCAATTGCCCCGTCGGCTTTTGCGTCAAAACCACAGGTGATGACTGTAACCGGACCGATAGCACCCGAGCAGATGGGGTTCACCCTCCCCCACGAACACATCATGTCCATTTTTGGCGGACAGCCAGTCAAGGTGGCGCAATACGACGAAGAAAAATTATTCGCCAGGGTTATCCCCTATCTCAAAATGTTAAAAGTATTCGGCGTGCAAACCATTTGTGAATGCACCGGGGCTTATTTTGGACGGCGCGTGGATTTGCTCCAGCGCATCTCACGAGAAACTGGGATGCAAATACTGACCAATACCGGGTATTTTGGCGCAGCGCACGATCGCTATGTGCCAGCGCACGCCTTTGAAGAAACAATTGATCAAATTGCCCAACGCTGGATTGATGAGTGGGAAAACGGGATTGACGGGACAGATATTCGCCCGGGATTTATCAAAATTGGCGTTGACCCCGGCATGCCCTCTGGCATAGATAAAAAACTCATTTTGGCGGCGGGCAAAACCCATCTCAAAACGGGCCTGACAATTGTCTCGCACACAAGTGGCAGCACGGATGCGGCTGTCGAACAGGTTGCGATGCTCGAACAAATGGGCGTACACCCAGAAGCATGGGTCTGGGCACACGCACAACGCGTCAAAGATCCCGCCGACCTGACCCCCGTTGCGCAAGCAGGTGCGTGGATCGGACTGGATAGCATTCGCGACGAAACTCTCAATCTCCATCTCGATGCACTGCGCCATATGAGAAGATTTGGCGTTTTGCCCCGGGTTTTGCTTTCTCACGACGGCAATTCATTTGGATATGGCGACCGCCCCTTTAAGCCTTATGATGCCATTTTTGACCAATTTATTCCACTGATGCGAAAAGCGAACTTTACCGATGAAGACATTCACCAGATCACAGTAAAAAATCCACAAGAAGCATTTGCCATTCGCGTTCGCAAAGTACAGCAAGATGACTTTGACTACTGA